The following proteins are encoded in a genomic region of Nocardioides sp. cx-173:
- a CDS encoding metal ABC transporter ATP-binding protein, with protein MTAPVPPIELTDGAVAIGGRPILRGIDLRVEAGQFLALLGANGSGKSTLVRALTGLSPLAHGRLRLFGTDLHDFHEWRRVGFVPQRAGATSGVPASVWEVVASGRLNHRRLLRPLSRADRAAIDDALEVVGLSDRRRDGVGQLSGGQQQRTLIARALASEPELIFLDEPTAGVDVPNQLALAEALGELKARGATIVLVTHELGPLAPLVDRAVVMRDGRIAYDGAPLTDHEVHDPWLAEPHTDHHHHHAHAERHDHTPHVASPLEGTP; from the coding sequence GCGCCCGTACCCCCGATCGAGCTCACCGACGGCGCCGTGGCGATCGGCGGCCGGCCGATCCTGCGCGGCATCGACCTCCGGGTCGAGGCCGGGCAGTTCCTGGCCCTGCTCGGCGCCAACGGCTCCGGCAAGTCCACGCTGGTGCGCGCGCTGACCGGCCTGAGCCCGCTCGCCCACGGCCGGCTGCGCCTGTTCGGCACCGACCTCCACGACTTCCACGAGTGGCGCCGCGTCGGCTTCGTCCCGCAGCGCGCGGGCGCGACGTCCGGCGTGCCCGCCTCGGTCTGGGAGGTGGTCGCCTCCGGCCGCCTCAACCACCGCCGCCTGCTGCGCCCGCTCTCGCGCGCCGACCGTGCGGCGATCGACGACGCCCTCGAGGTGGTGGGGCTCAGCGACCGGCGGCGCGACGGTGTCGGCCAGCTCTCGGGCGGGCAGCAGCAGCGCACGCTGATCGCGCGGGCGCTGGCCAGCGAGCCGGAGCTGATCTTCCTCGACGAGCCGACGGCCGGCGTCGACGTCCCCAACCAGCTGGCCCTGGCGGAGGCCCTGGGTGAGCTCAAGGCTCGCGGCGCCACCATCGTGCTGGTCACCCACGAGCTGGGCCCCCTGGCGCCACTGGTCGACCGGGCCGTGGTGATGCGCGACGGCCGCATCGCCTATGACGGCGCGCCGCTCACCGACCACGAGGTGCACGACCCCTGGCTCGCCGAGCCGCACACCGACCACCATCACCACCACGCGCACGCGGAGCGCCACGACCACACGCCCCACGTCGCCTCTCCCCTGGAGGGCACGCCATGA
- a CDS encoding metal ABC transporter permease codes for MSPAELFSLPFMQRALLAAVFTGLAAPAVGTYLVQRRLALMGDGIGHVAVTGVAIGLLTGTSPTWTAVVVAVLGAILIEVIRERGHTNGDVALALLFYGGLAGGVLVTGLAGQSAAGLQQYLFGSITTISPGDVLVTIGLAALVVVVCVGLAPQLFAVSQDQEFARVAGLNVRLYNVMVAVLAAVSVTVAMRTVGLLLVSALMVIPVATSQQLTRSFRTTLGTAMLLGTLASVGGLVIAAFASYRATVAPGPTIVLLSLAGFVVTWPIGLWLRRRARLKEPFPGLDPIEHEVTDEHPHDHGPDCGHAAVPHGDHVDYVHDGHRHAPHGRHYDEH; via the coding sequence ATGAGCCCGGCCGAGCTGTTCTCGCTCCCGTTCATGCAGCGCGCGCTGCTCGCGGCGGTGTTCACGGGGCTCGCGGCCCCGGCGGTCGGCACCTACCTGGTCCAGCGCCGCCTCGCGCTCATGGGCGACGGGATCGGCCACGTCGCCGTCACCGGCGTCGCGATCGGGCTGCTGACCGGCACCTCCCCGACGTGGACCGCGGTCGTGGTGGCGGTCCTGGGCGCCATCCTGATCGAGGTGATCCGCGAGCGGGGCCACACCAACGGCGACGTCGCGCTCGCCCTCCTCTTCTACGGCGGTCTGGCCGGCGGAGTGCTGGTGACCGGACTCGCCGGCCAGTCGGCCGCGGGGCTGCAGCAGTACCTGTTCGGCTCGATCACCACGATCTCGCCGGGCGACGTGCTGGTCACGATCGGGTTGGCCGCCCTGGTGGTGGTCGTCTGCGTCGGGCTGGCTCCGCAGCTGTTCGCGGTGTCGCAGGACCAGGAGTTCGCGCGCGTCGCCGGGCTCAACGTCCGGCTCTACAACGTGATGGTGGCGGTGCTGGCCGCCGTCAGCGTGACCGTGGCCATGCGCACCGTCGGCCTGCTGCTGGTCTCGGCACTGATGGTGATCCCCGTGGCGACCTCCCAGCAGCTGACCCGCTCCTTTCGCACCACGCTCGGCACGGCGATGCTCCTGGGGACGCTGGCCTCGGTCGGCGGGCTGGTCATCGCGGCCTTCGCCTCCTACCGCGCCACGGTCGCGCCCGGCCCCACGATCGTGCTGCTCTCGCTCGCCGGCTTCGTCGTCACCTGGCCGATCGGCCTGTGGCTGCGCCGCCGGGCGCGCCTCAAGGAGCCGTTCCCGGGCCTGGACCCGATCGAGCACGAGGTCACCGACGAGCACCCGCACGACCACGGCCCCGACTGCGGCCACGCCGCCGTCCCCCACGGCGATCACGTCGACTACGTCCACGACGGCCACCGGCACGCACCCCACGGAAGGCACTATGACGAGCACTGA
- a CDS encoding Fur family transcriptional regulator produces the protein MTSTDPAPTLRPTKQRLAVAAAMASFEDFRSAQEIHELLGRRGEPVGLATVYRTLQRMVEAGEVDLLRTEDGEAIYRRCSDAHHHHLVCRGCGATVEVEGPAVERWTRAIADEHGFADVSHTLEIFGTCASCR, from the coding sequence ATGACGAGCACTGACCCGGCGCCGACCTTGCGGCCCACCAAGCAGCGGCTCGCGGTCGCCGCGGCGATGGCCTCGTTCGAGGATTTCCGCTCCGCCCAGGAGATCCACGAGCTGCTCGGACGTCGGGGCGAGCCGGTCGGCCTGGCCACCGTCTACCGCACGCTGCAGCGGATGGTGGAGGCCGGCGAGGTCGACCTGCTCCGCACCGAGGACGGCGAGGCGATCTACCGCCGGTGCTCCGATGCACACCACCACCACCTGGTCTGCCGCGGCTGCGGGGCCACCGTCGAGGTCGAGGGACCGGCGGTGGAGCGCTGGACCCGAGCGATCGCCGACGAGCACGGCTTCGCCGACGTCAGCCACACCCTGGAGATCTTCGGCACCTGCGCGTCGTGCCGCTAG